One part of the Cellvibrionales bacterium genome encodes these proteins:
- a CDS encoding DUF4102 domain-containing protein, giving the protein MRVRVSLPAPCTCPIPYGQSTKPLISGAFLFQHHPKQSYQNHHNPRIIWVTFWVTQNPNGIRLAAMTRKPLTSAIQAEKAKPEAKPYKLAAGEGLFLEILPTGKKRWRLRYFYMGKEQMLSLGMYPYIGLQDAKLLRHNAKQLLAQGKNPSAERKAEKAAKRIALSSTFETCAQDIAQHLLKQHPDKTKPKIWREISKDQINLDILETADGDIEYYRDGEELFFNMDGQEEQKITQKHFFNTYLVKKNKSK; this is encoded by the coding sequence GTGAGAGTTCGAGTCTCTCTTCCGGCACCATGTACCTGTCCTATACCGTACGGACAATCAACTAAACCCCTGATTTCAGGGGCTTTTTTGTTTCAGCACCATCCAAAGCAATCCTACCAAAACCACCACAATCCGCGTATTATCTGGGTAACTTTCTGGGTAACTCAAAATCCAAACGGGATTAGGCTGGCAGCCATGACGCGCAAACCACTCACTAGCGCCATACAAGCAGAAAAAGCAAAACCCGAAGCCAAGCCATACAAGCTAGCCGCTGGCGAAGGCTTGTTCTTGGAAATACTGCCAACAGGAAAAAAACGCTGGCGCTTGCGCTATTTCTATATGGGCAAGGAGCAAATGCTATCCCTTGGCATGTATCCCTACATTGGACTTCAAGATGCCAAGCTATTGCGCCACAACGCCAAGCAACTTCTAGCACAAGGGAAAAACCCAAGTGCAGAGCGAAAAGCCGAAAAAGCAGCCAAGCGGATTGCACTGAGCAGCACCTTTGAAACCTGTGCACAGGACATTGCCCAACACCTACTAAAGCAGCACCCAGACAAAACCAAGCCGAAAATATGGCGAGAAATCAGCAAAGACCAAATCAACCTAGACATACTAGAAACGGCTGATGGCGATATTGAATACTACAGGGATGGCGAGGAACTTTTTTTCAATATGGATGGGCAAGAAGAACAAAAAATCACCCAGAAACACTTTTTCAACACTTACCTGGTCAAGAAAAACAAATCCAAGTAA
- a CDS encoding ABC transporter substrate-binding protein gives MVVVAAYSDAATVRLLLSTNVPVLRIPEFTSFADIKRNTMTLASAIGEEERGAEVLARMQQRLDAVANAVKDQPKPRVLYYSPSGSAAGIGTLSDETITLAGGFNVIRETGLKGSSLISQELAIALQPEVILLDIWGTTNGDPAAVNTMLQDPAWRGVPAVKQGRVYVVNAAIATTCSPFRVIGVETIAHLLHPNHVAARSSDAEEVAKWL, from the coding sequence ATGGTTGTCGTCGCTGCCTATAGCGATGCTGCCACTGTGCGTTTACTGCTATCGACCAATGTCCCAGTATTGCGGATACCAGAGTTCACCAGCTTTGCCGATATCAAGCGCAACACCATGACTTTGGCGAGCGCGATTGGAGAGGAAGAACGCGGCGCAGAAGTTTTAGCGCGGATGCAGCAGCGTTTAGACGCTGTAGCGAATGCCGTCAAAGACCAGCCCAAACCGCGCGTTCTGTATTACAGCCCCAGCGGCTCTGCTGCAGGGATAGGCACCTTGTCCGATGAGACGATCACACTCGCTGGCGGCTTCAATGTCATCCGCGAGACCGGCCTAAAAGGCTCTTCGCTTATTTCGCAAGAGCTAGCCATTGCCCTGCAACCGGAAGTCATCCTGTTGGATATCTGGGGAACCACGAACGGTGATCCCGCTGCCGTTAATACCATGTTGCAAGACCCCGCTTGGCGCGGCGTTCCCGCTGTAAAACAGGGGCGGGTTTATGTCGTGAATGCAGCGATTGCAACAACATGCTCCCCTTTTCGCGTGATCGGCGTTGAAACCATCGCGCATCTGCTTCACCCCAACCATGTCGCGGCACGCAGCAGCGACGCTGAAGAAGTGGCGAAATGGCTATGA
- a CDS encoding SEL1-like repeat protein yields the protein MVSKSSQEKFSRAEYQLGTLFEHGKGVKQDYKKAADFYAKAAAQGNAEAKAAAEALAPKIAEQEAAKKTTTSKKK from the coding sequence CTGGTATCAAAAAGCAGCCAAGAAAAATTCTCACGCGCTGAATATCAGCTTGGCACGCTGTTTGAGCATGGCAAGGGTGTAAAACAAGACTACAAAAAAGCAGCCGACTTCTACGCCAAAGCTGCAGCCCAAGGCAACGCAGAAGCCAAAGCCGCTGCTGAAGCCTTAGCGCCAAAAATCGCTGAACAAGAAGCGGCTAAAAAAACCACCACATCAAAGAAAAAATAA
- a CDS encoding C40 family peptidase, protein MCRKRPAARNARGFFIAGIFLHTLFLFGCSSQQTASEATSPLASEVVFNAMQQAGKPYRYGGSSPQTGFDCSGLIQYTYRNAAGLAVPRTVSALYAAPYPTVNRQQLQSGDIVIFATGWRNKPDHAGIYVGEQRFVHAPSSGGKVRVDSLQSDYWNPRFLAGKRILRAQ, encoded by the coding sequence ATGTGTAGAAAAAGACCCGCAGCACGCAATGCTCGCGGGTTTTTTATTGCCGGTATTTTTCTGCACACGCTATTTCTCTTCGGATGTTCTAGCCAACAAACTGCGTCAGAAGCAACATCTCCACTCGCCAGCGAAGTTGTTTTCAATGCTATGCAGCAAGCAGGAAAACCGTATCGCTACGGCGGTAGCTCACCGCAAACAGGATTCGATTGCAGCGGCTTGATCCAATACACCTACCGCAATGCTGCAGGACTTGCCGTACCGCGTACCGTTTCCGCTTTGTACGCCGCGCCTTATCCCACGGTAAATCGCCAACAATTACAGAGTGGCGATATCGTGATTTTTGCCACGGGCTGGCGCAACAAACCCGATCACGCTGGCATTTATGTGGGTGAACAACGCTTTGTACACGCGCCCAGCTCTGGCGGTAAAGTGCGCGTAGATAGCCTGCAAAGCGACTATTGGAACCCTCGCTTTCTGGCCGGCAAGCGTATCCTCCGCGCGCAATAA
- a CDS encoding 2'-5' RNA ligase family protein, which yields MKNPTRFSISRRALLQNISLLCGAALLPARASSIENTQPAFIYAMALVPPPEISATCSEIRKQFDPSRSNKTFPHITLKQPFTMVGDQKPQNKHFASDKNICAQHDPLQIALEQVDRFDSPTHGTVVHVRVTLSPELQQLQQKLVQAVSVIGGMTEHLTVAQEIQTYYPHLTLAQGLSHEAATLAMASNTDAVTQKQFTADSIVVGRCGADQVWKKIGVFALSGHS from the coding sequence ATGAAGAACCCTACAAGATTCTCAATTTCTCGTCGAGCACTGCTACAAAATATCTCTCTGCTGTGCGGTGCAGCTTTACTACCTGCACGCGCCAGCAGTATTGAAAATACGCAACCCGCTTTTATTTACGCCATGGCACTGGTGCCGCCACCAGAGATCTCGGCTACCTGTTCAGAAATTAGAAAACAATTCGACCCATCGCGCAGCAATAAAACTTTTCCACATATCACGCTGAAGCAGCCATTCACGATGGTTGGCGATCAAAAACCGCAGAACAAGCACTTTGCAAGCGACAAAAACATTTGCGCACAACACGACCCCTTGCAAATTGCACTGGAGCAAGTCGACCGTTTTGACTCCCCCACTCACGGCACTGTTGTACATGTGCGCGTTACCCTTTCTCCCGAATTACAGCAGCTCCAACAAAAGCTCGTGCAAGCAGTTTCTGTTATCGGCGGCATGACAGAACACCTGACTGTTGCGCAAGAAATTCAAACTTACTACCCACATCTAACACTGGCGCAAGGCTTGTCACATGAAGCAGCCACACTGGCGATGGCAAGCAACACAGACGCTGTGACACAAAAGCAATTTACGGCAGACAGCATTGTTGTCGGCAGATGTGGCGCGGATCAGGTCTGGAAGAAAATTGGTGTATTTGCGCTCTCTGGCCATTCCTAA
- a CDS encoding ABC transporter ATP-binding protein gives MGLLTVKQLEFRTDTRSILTGIDCALHAGEFVGLIGANGTGKTTLLRLLMGLLTPSAGSVWIRGKPTTHYSRRALARQITLVPQDTGISYPFSVRELVTMGRHPYLRRFTPISQHDMAIVQAAMQALAVDAFAERPVTALSGGERQRVMIARALAQQTPIILLDEATASLDVCHQLDVLTAAKKLADQGHLVIAAIHDLNMASRFCNRILMLNQGQLVANGSPVETLTQHRLRQYFSVDTVVEVAHHTNGLMITPLQSLI, from the coding sequence ATGGGATTGTTAACAGTAAAGCAGCTTGAATTCCGCACCGATACACGCAGCATCCTGACAGGGATAGATTGCGCTCTGCACGCCGGTGAGTTTGTTGGACTCATTGGCGCCAATGGCACAGGCAAAACCACGCTGTTGCGTCTACTCATGGGATTACTTACCCCCAGCGCAGGCAGCGTGTGGATTCGCGGAAAACCAACCACGCACTATTCACGCCGCGCGCTCGCCAGACAGATCACCTTAGTGCCGCAAGACACGGGAATTAGCTACCCATTTTCTGTGCGCGAGCTGGTGACGATGGGCAGACACCCTTACTTGCGGCGCTTTACGCCAATATCCCAACACGATATGGCCATTGTGCAAGCGGCCATGCAAGCGCTGGCCGTAGACGCATTCGCCGAGCGCCCAGTCACAGCACTCTCGGGCGGCGAACGACAACGCGTGATGATTGCACGCGCACTCGCGCAACAAACGCCCATTATTTTGTTAGATGAGGCAACGGCCAGCCTCGATGTTTGCCATCAACTCGATGTACTCACCGCTGCCAAAAAACTGGCCGACCAAGGCCATCTTGTCATCGCAGCCATTCACGATCTCAACATGGCATCCCGATTTTGCAACCGCATATTGATGCTCAACCAAGGCCAGTTAGTCGCCAATGGCAGCCCTGTCGAGACACTCACTCAACACCGTCTGCGCCAATATTTTTCCGTGGACACCGTGGTGGAAGTAGCGCATCACACAAATGGACTAATGATCACACCGTTGCAATCACTCATCTAA
- a CDS encoding TonB-dependent receptor, producing MAFSLLGSFSAQAEEAAVLETIVVQSEQEEQPLKDEQAGIPGATTIIDGEKQYQRAVNNLADTFRYAPSMWAQSFSGGDSVFFSSRGSNLDATNYDGNGVKMLQDGMPVTTADGNNHNRFIDPLLAKNIVIAPGANALTYGASTLGGAVDFISPTALDVAPTELFMSAGSDGQRTARATAGVVLDQFDALITVGDKDWDGYRHHSETDQQSVYINTGWKIFDDLENRLYVDYINSDQELPTALTKAEFKANPHQAGDSALIGNFAKNVETWRVADKTTWRIDERSSLELGVSHAQEQLYHPIVAPVMVDFDGPGPLPPVEVFSLLVDTKSKESSAMLRYKLQLDDHTLLAGVDYGYGDVEGGNYRNAYGKRNGLTEKVDNNAETLEAYVMDRWALGRWTLVYGAQGVSTQRDTKTTAVASGVERNPEADYHSINPRAGVIYALSNNSQLFANVSRLFEPPTNFELQDDVRGSNETLDPMHGSVVEFGSRGQMPLGDNNMGYWEATLYYAQIRDEILSRDDPAAPGNSLSTNIDKTVHAGIETLLGANFALEDGSSLEPLLSVTINHFRFDNDDVYNNNNLPAAPDYVMRGELIYRQANGFYMGPTFDWVGDRYADFSNQYKVDDYQLLGVRGGYEGKDWEVFAEMKNLADKDYVSAVNVLDYADSNAAVLYPGAPRSVSVGLRVKF from the coding sequence ATGGCTTTCAGTCTATTGGGCTCTTTTTCTGCGCAGGCGGAGGAAGCGGCTGTGTTGGAAACCATCGTCGTGCAGAGTGAGCAAGAAGAGCAACCCCTGAAAGATGAGCAAGCTGGTATTCCCGGCGCCACAACCATTATCGATGGTGAAAAACAGTATCAACGCGCAGTAAATAATTTGGCAGATACTTTTCGCTACGCGCCCAGTATGTGGGCGCAAAGTTTTAGTGGTGGTGATTCGGTTTTCTTTTCGAGCCGCGGCTCCAATTTGGATGCCACCAATTACGACGGCAACGGCGTGAAAATGTTGCAAGACGGCATGCCTGTCACCACGGCAGATGGCAATAATCACAACCGTTTTATCGATCCTCTGCTGGCGAAAAATATTGTTATTGCACCGGGTGCCAATGCTCTGACTTACGGCGCGAGCACGCTCGGCGGCGCAGTGGATTTTATTTCACCGACAGCGCTTGATGTTGCGCCAACGGAGTTGTTTATGAGTGCTGGCAGTGACGGTCAGCGCACGGCGCGCGCCACTGCCGGCGTAGTGTTGGATCAGTTTGATGCCTTGATAACTGTTGGTGATAAAGACTGGGATGGATACCGGCACCACAGTGAGACGGATCAGCAGAGTGTTTATATCAATACCGGTTGGAAAATTTTTGACGATTTGGAAAATCGTTTGTATGTGGATTACATCAATAGCGATCAAGAGTTGCCAACAGCGCTGACCAAAGCAGAATTTAAAGCGAATCCACATCAAGCGGGTGATTCGGCACTGATAGGAAATTTTGCAAAGAATGTTGAAACTTGGCGTGTGGCGGATAAAACAACTTGGCGTATCGATGAGCGCAGTTCATTGGAGCTGGGTGTTTCACACGCGCAAGAACAGTTATATCACCCCATTGTTGCGCCGGTGATGGTGGATTTTGATGGCCCAGGTCCGTTGCCGCCCGTGGAAGTATTTAGTTTGTTGGTCGATACAAAAAGCAAAGAATCTAGCGCAATGTTGCGCTACAAGTTGCAGTTGGATGATCACACACTGCTGGCGGGTGTGGATTACGGTTATGGCGATGTTGAGGGTGGCAACTATCGCAATGCTTATGGCAAGCGCAATGGACTTACAGAGAAAGTAGACAACAACGCAGAGACATTAGAAGCGTATGTGATGGATCGTTGGGCATTAGGGCGTTGGACTTTAGTGTATGGCGCGCAAGGCGTGAGTACACAGCGCGATACAAAAACCACAGCGGTTGCAAGCGGCGTTGAACGCAATCCTGAGGCGGATTATCACAGCATCAATCCGCGCGCCGGCGTTATTTATGCGCTTTCAAACAACAGCCAATTGTTTGCCAATGTCAGCCGACTTTTTGAACCGCCCACCAATTTTGAATTGCAAGACGATGTGCGCGGAAGCAATGAAACATTAGATCCTATGCATGGCAGTGTGGTTGAGTTTGGATCGCGCGGACAGATGCCGTTGGGTGATAACAACATGGGGTATTGGGAAGCAACACTGTATTACGCTCAGATACGCGATGAAATTTTATCGAGAGATGACCCTGCAGCGCCTGGCAACAGCCTTTCTACCAATATTGATAAAACAGTACACGCTGGGATTGAAACATTGTTGGGTGCTAATTTTGCTTTGGAAGATGGCAGTAGCTTGGAGCCATTATTGAGTGTGACCATCAATCATTTTCGTTTTGATAATGACGATGTGTATAACAACAATAATTTGCCTGCCGCACCGGATTATGTGATGCGTGGCGAGTTGATTTATCGCCAAGCAAACGGCTTTTATATGGGGCCAACCTTTGATTGGGTGGGCGATCGCTACGCGGATTTTAGTAATCAATACAAAGTGGATGATTACCAGTTGTTGGGTGTGCGTGGCGGTTACGAAGGCAAGGACTGGGAAGTGTTTGCAGAAATGAAAAACCTAGCAGATAAAGATTATGTTTCTGCGGTCAATGTGTTGGATTACGCCGACAGCAATGCTGCTGTGCTGTATCCGGGCGCGCCGCGTTCCGTGTCGGTTGGGTTACGCGTGAAATTTTGA
- a CDS encoding DUF2889 domain-containing protein, with protein MALPDYPRNPHYGTGAYRRRIRLEQREGAVFGALEDTNHGFTVTVTHDGERVTAIDAQTKRIPYTSCPGAVEPINGYIGTSIHASLRDLNFHMPPSSNCTHLLDLTVMAIRHAASAKPVRQWDITVTDQTEARDAICTVLRDGEQVFQWQARDLQLTQPAEFAGNPFYLGFGKWATKCFEGDELEAAFILQKGYFVSLARFFDVEQMAGEPALASQEGMGGACYTYSHPAIEHGVRTAGCVRDFSDCEEKLLKFV; from the coding sequence ATGGCACTCCCCGACTACCCACGCAATCCACACTACGGCACAGGCGCTTACCGTCGTCGCATTCGCCTTGAGCAGCGCGAGGGCGCGGTGTTCGGCGCGCTGGAGGACACCAACCACGGCTTTACTGTCACCGTGACGCACGATGGCGAGCGCGTCACAGCCATCGACGCACAGACCAAGCGCATTCCCTATACCAGTTGCCCCGGCGCGGTGGAACCGATCAATGGTTACATCGGCACCAGCATTCACGCCAGCCTGCGCGATCTCAATTTCCACATGCCCCCGTCATCTAATTGCACGCACTTGCTGGATTTGACGGTGATGGCGATACGACACGCCGCCAGCGCCAAACCCGTGCGACAGTGGGACATTACCGTGACCGATCAAACCGAGGCGCGCGATGCCATCTGCACCGTGCTGCGCGACGGCGAGCAGGTTTTTCAGTGGCAGGCGCGCGATCTACAGCTCACACAACCCGCTGAATTTGCTGGCAATCCGTTCTATTTAGGCTTTGGCAAATGGGCGACCAAATGTTTTGAGGGCGACGAACTGGAAGCCGCTTTCATCCTGCAAAAAGGGTATTTTGTGTCACTGGCGCGCTTTTTTGATGTGGAGCAGATGGCCGGTGAACCTGCTCTCGCCAGCCAAGAAGGCATGGGCGGTGCCTGCTACACCTACAGCCACCCCGCTATCGAACACGGTGTGCGCACGGCTGGTTGTGTGCGCGATTTTTCTGATTGTGAGGAAAAGCTGCTGAAGTTTGTGTAG
- a CDS encoding (2Fe-2S)-binding protein — protein MTDVMTEPLPYRFGKPNGSGWIDGTALADPQNSLFQQLLQQIGATINTNNKRVIAASFALRYGWSSGAPLHYFMNHGAVINLSLDNISLKFCRSGLYQHYSFHSTDSFHKQEMINTPNETQITAMAEQLYSQATHIVEALHSWSRFSRRAIWAMIVSSWSSQCVRMAESIWKNRNAGYVMAEKMLQYRPELYRNKPIFYSLQYNTEQRLFQKRHACCLYYLGPDRSFCTSCPLIDDEERSARSYNYLKEYESNATSH, from the coding sequence ATGACTGATGTTATGACAGAACCACTACCCTACCGTTTTGGCAAACCCAACGGCAGCGGATGGATAGATGGCACAGCACTAGCAGATCCACAAAACAGCTTATTTCAGCAGTTATTGCAACAAATTGGTGCGACCATCAACACCAACAACAAACGCGTGATTGCTGCCAGCTTTGCCCTGCGTTATGGCTGGTCTTCTGGTGCGCCACTTCATTACTTTATGAATCATGGCGCGGTGATAAACCTATCGCTAGACAACATCAGCTTGAAATTCTGTCGCTCAGGCTTGTATCAGCATTACAGCTTTCACAGCACCGACTCATTCCACAAACAGGAGATGATAAATACGCCAAACGAAACGCAAATCACCGCAATGGCTGAGCAACTTTATTCTCAGGCCACACACATTGTTGAAGCCCTGCATAGCTGGTCGCGTTTTTCACGACGGGCTATTTGGGCAATGATTGTTTCGTCGTGGAGTTCGCAATGCGTCCGCATGGCGGAATCTATCTGGAAGAATCGTAATGCCGGCTATGTGATGGCAGAGAAAATGCTGCAATACCGTCCAGAACTCTACCGCAACAAACCTATTTTCTACAGCCTGCAATACAACACAGAACAAAGACTGTTTCAGAAACGCCATGCTTGCTGCCTGTACTATCTCGGGCCTGATCGCAGCTTCTGCACTAGCTGCCCACTCATTGACGATGAAGAACGCAGCGCGCGCAGCTACAATTACCTAAAAGAATATGAAAGCAACGCCACATCACACTAG
- a CDS encoding iron ABC transporter permease: MAMNSTRFRLCFIAMGLTLLAIVLSGITVGPADITWRDTASALLAGIARLLDRIDGLPITEAVSWQDTIIWQVRLPRVLVAVFVGAALATSGAVLQGLFRNPLASSDTLGVSSGASLGGVLAIYLGLTTTTIWALPILAFVGATLSLLLVYSIASERGQAPVATLLLAGIAVGSLNVAASSLVQALALEKWEVGKSIVYWNMGGLDRRTWHHVALIAPLLTIGLLVTLAHCRELDILLAGETQAAAVGVNITKTRLILLAMVSLLIAGSVSVAGGVGFVGLVVPHIVRLATGPHHRHLIPLSALGGALMLAGADWVLRVGWDGNDIPVGIFTAAMGAPFFLWLLYRGRRQLFL, from the coding sequence ATGGCTATGAATAGCACCCGTTTTAGACTGTGTTTTATCGCAATGGGACTGACGCTGTTAGCCATCGTACTCAGCGGGATTACGGTTGGCCCTGCCGATATCACATGGCGCGATACCGCTTCCGCCTTGCTGGCCGGCATCGCGCGCCTCTTGGATCGTATCGATGGCCTGCCTATTACCGAGGCGGTTAGCTGGCAAGACACCATCATCTGGCAAGTGCGTCTACCGCGTGTGCTCGTTGCTGTTTTCGTGGGTGCTGCGTTAGCAACCAGTGGTGCCGTGCTGCAGGGCTTATTCCGCAACCCACTGGCATCGTCCGACACATTGGGCGTTTCCTCAGGCGCATCGCTGGGCGGTGTACTGGCGATCTATCTGGGCTTGACCACGACGACCATCTGGGCGCTGCCGATTTTGGCCTTTGTCGGCGCCACACTGAGCTTGCTACTGGTGTACAGCATTGCCAGTGAGCGCGGGCAAGCACCTGTTGCCACGCTGTTGCTCGCCGGTATTGCCGTTGGCTCATTGAATGTTGCCGCCAGCTCACTGGTGCAAGCCCTTGCACTAGAAAAGTGGGAAGTGGGCAAATCCATCGTCTATTGGAATATGGGGGGCTTGGATCGCCGCACTTGGCACCATGTGGCGCTGATTGCTCCGCTGCTAACGATCGGCCTGCTCGTAACTTTGGCGCACTGCCGCGAACTCGACATTCTCCTCGCTGGCGAAACACAAGCCGCTGCCGTGGGCGTCAACATCACCAAAACCCGTCTCATTTTGCTGGCGATGGTCTCCCTGCTCATTGCAGGTTCTGTGTCCGTTGCCGGCGGGGTTGGCTTCGTCGGTTTGGTCGTGCCGCACATTGTGCGTTTGGCAACGGGGCCTCATCACCGCCACCTCATTCCACTGTCCGCCTTGGGCGGCGCACTCATGCTGGCCGGTGCCGACTGGGTTTTACGCGTCGGCTGGGACGGCAATGACATCCCCGTAGGCATTTTTACAGCGGCAATGGGCGCTCCATTCTTTTTATGGCTGCTGTATCGCGGTCGTCGCCAGCTGTTTTTGTAA
- the queA gene encoding tRNA preQ1(34) S-adenosylmethionine ribosyltransferase-isomerase QueA has protein sequence MLRQHFHYHLPPSLIAAEPCAERTGSRLLCLDGETGELAHRQFSALLDWVQPGDVMVFNNTRVIPARLLGHKPSGGKVEVLVERVLNAQEVLAHVRASKSPKAGEELLFDDGKNVLRVTMLERDGNLFRLQFDAARSVHEWLDLLGHMPLPPYIQRADTEVDRERYQTVYAQTPGAVAAPTAGLHFDETMMAALRGKGVQTAFVTLHVGAGTFQPVRSDDIRDHHMHSEYIEVTQAVCDAVHTAKKRGGRVIAVGTTSVRCLETAAKNGELQPYAGDTDIFIYPSYKFQVVDALITNFHLSESTLLMLVSAFAGYQNTLRAYRAAVDEQYRFFSYGDAMLISKNTKASEDIPV, from the coding sequence ATGTTGCGCCAGCATTTTCACTATCACTTGCCTCCGAGCTTGATCGCCGCCGAACCCTGCGCTGAACGCACAGGCAGTCGTCTGCTGTGCTTGGACGGCGAAACAGGCGAGTTGGCGCACCGCCAATTTTCTGCACTGCTGGATTGGGTGCAGCCAGGCGATGTGATGGTGTTCAACAACACGCGCGTAATTCCTGCGCGCCTGCTGGGGCATAAACCCAGCGGCGGCAAAGTGGAAGTGTTGGTGGAGCGCGTGCTGAACGCGCAGGAAGTGTTGGCGCATGTGCGCGCTAGTAAGTCACCCAAAGCGGGCGAAGAATTATTATTTGATGATGGAAAAAATGTTTTGCGCGTCACGATGTTGGAACGCGACGGCAATTTATTTCGTTTGCAATTTGATGCTGCGCGCTCGGTACATGAGTGGTTGGATTTGCTGGGGCATATGCCGCTGCCGCCGTACATTCAGCGCGCCGATACAGAAGTGGATCGCGAACGCTATCAAACCGTTTACGCGCAAACACCAGGCGCTGTTGCAGCACCCACAGCGGGTTTGCATTTTGATGAAACGATGATGGCGGCGCTGCGTGGAAAAGGTGTGCAGACGGCTTTTGTGACGCTGCATGTCGGCGCTGGCACATTTCAACCGGTGCGCAGTGACGATATTCGCGATCACCACATGCACAGTGAATACATTGAAGTAACGCAGGCGGTTTGCGATGCCGTACACACTGCAAAAAAACGCGGCGGGCGCGTGATTGCAGTGGGGACGACCAGTGTGCGCTGTTTAGAAACCGCCGCAAAAAATGGCGAGTTGCAGCCGTACGCTGGCGATACCGATATTTTTATCTACCCTAGCTATAAATTTCAGGTGGTAGATGCCTTGATTACCAATTTTCATTTGTCGGAATCCACCTTATTGATGTTGGTAAGTGCTTTTGCCGGTTATCAGAATACCTTGCGCGCTTACCGCGCGGCGGTTGACGAGCAATACCGTTTTTTTAGTTATGGCGATGCCATGTTGATTAGCAAAAATACAAAGGCCAGTGAGGATATTCCAGTATGA